The Huiozyma naganishii CBS 8797 chromosome 3, complete genome genome contains a region encoding:
- the KNAG0C01625 gene encoding homeobox domain-containing protein (similar to Saccharomyces cerevisiae HMRA1 (YCR097W)) yields MSAWLLRIDKMDTVLCFFLPFSALSPMNRLGMLSVRILLSGSIAPFLLLTQRIQFQEILVSGLNVPEKKGLLKDLYETYSTIIEQKNRPVISRRTRLFLEKVFTKKQWLTKEERQLIARKCGISPLQVRIWFINKRARSK; encoded by the exons ATGTCTGCTTGGCTCTTGAGGATTGACAAAATGGATACGGTGCTCTGCTTTTTCCTCCCCTTCTCCGCGTTGAGTCCAATGAACCGTTTAGGTATGTTGTCAGTTCGTATTTTACTCTCAGGGAGTATTGCCCCTTTTCTACTACTAACACAACGCATTCAATTTCAGGAAATCCTTGTATCGGGGCTTAATGTACCAGAGAAAAAGGGACTTTTAAAAGACTTGTACGAAACATATTCTACAAtcattgaacaaaagaataGGCCGGTCATTTCTAGGCGTACTCGTTTAttcttggagaaagtgtttaCTAAGAAACAATGGttaacaaaagaagaaagacaATTAATTGCAAGAAAATGTGGGATCAGTCCGTTGCAAGTAAGAATATGG TTTATAAACAAACGTGCTAGATCGAAATAA